The proteins below are encoded in one region of Ferruginibacter lapsinanis:
- a CDS encoding (4Fe-4S)-binding protein: MPIKTHKYTNGEITVLWQPDICIHSAICFKGLAEVFDPRRKPWIDMNQADTERIIDQVKKCPSGAISIIEKKN, encoded by the coding sequence ATGCCGATAAAAACTCATAAATACACCAATGGAGAAATTACTGTATTGTGGCAACCCGATATCTGCATTCATTCTGCTATCTGCTTTAAAGGACTAGCTGAGGTTTTTGACCCACGAAGAAAACCATGGATCGACATGAATCAGGCTGATACTGAACGTATTATCGATCAGGTAAAGAAATGTCCGAGTGGGGCGATCAGCATTATAGAGAAGAAAAATTAA
- the apaG gene encoding Co2+/Mg2+ efflux protein ApaG, with product MVSQVSEGIKISVEVFFQPDYSNAVNSEFMFAYRITIVNNNNFSVRLLRRCWHIHDANGSLREVEGEGVVGVQPQINPGENYQYVSGCNLRTEMGKMQGTYTMENISNQKQFEVIIPAFEMMVPYKMN from the coding sequence ATGGTCTCACAAGTTTCCGAAGGCATTAAAATTAGTGTTGAGGTCTTTTTTCAACCCGATTACAGCAATGCTGTAAACAGTGAGTTTATGTTTGCGTACCGCATTACTATAGTGAATAATAACAATTTTTCTGTAAGATTATTAAGAAGATGCTGGCATATTCATGATGCGAATGGTAGCCTGAGAGAGGTTGAGGGTGAAGGAGTTGTAGGTGTGCAACCTCAAATAAATCCCGGCGAAAATTATCAATATGTAAGTGGTTGTAATTTACGTACGGAGATGGGGAAAATGCAGGGTACTTATACTATGGAAAATATCAGTAATCAAAAGCAATTTGAAGTGATCATTCCAGCTTTTGAGATGATGGTTCCGTATAAGATGAATTAG
- a CDS encoding fatty acid desaturase family protein, translating to MAKVTFDNRNNEFYQSLKISVDKYFSDNKIKKTGDYRLYLKSVILIGTAIAAYSALMLLNVPALPAVLLCALLGFTFACIGFSVMHDANHGSYSTRPLLNDAIGLSANFLGANSYFWKQKHNIIHHTYTNVDGIDDDIAKSPIIRQCETQKWVPAHKIQHLYLVPIYALSSIFWIFIMDFTKYFSRKIYTTEAWKMSLKNKIVFWLTKSGYLTFYIVLPIIKFGFLPWLAGFFIAHAVMGLTLSLVFQLAHVVEITEFENVALDETKHLETAWAEHELRTTANFAMGNKAISWFVGGLNYQIEHHLFPRISHIHYPAISKIVMEKCKEYNLPYNKYDGMWEALASHFRVMKSLGQKPVEMVQVQGKAA from the coding sequence ATGGCCAAAGTCACTTTCGACAACCGAAATAATGAGTTTTATCAAAGTTTAAAAATATCCGTCGATAAATATTTTTCAGACAATAAGATTAAAAAAACAGGCGACTACAGATTGTATCTGAAATCGGTTATTCTTATAGGCACTGCTATAGCAGCGTATTCCGCTTTAATGTTATTGAATGTGCCAGCATTACCTGCGGTTTTATTATGTGCGTTGTTAGGTTTCACATTTGCCTGTATTGGTTTTAGTGTGATGCATGATGCCAATCACGGCAGTTACAGTACCAGGCCGTTATTGAATGATGCCATTGGTCTATCTGCCAACTTTCTTGGTGCTAACTCTTATTTCTGGAAACAAAAACATAATATCATTCACCATACATATACTAACGTAGACGGTATAGATGATGATATTGCAAAAAGCCCGATCATTCGTCAATGTGAAACACAAAAATGGGTGCCGGCACATAAGATCCAGCATTTATATTTAGTACCTATCTATGCATTGTCTTCTATTTTCTGGATATTCATCATGGATTTCACTAAATATTTTTCACGAAAAATTTATACAACAGAAGCGTGGAAAATGTCGTTAAAAAATAAAATTGTTTTCTGGCTTACCAAATCAGGATACCTGACTTTTTATATTGTACTTCCTATCATTAAGTTCGGATTTTTACCTTGGCTTGCAGGTTTCTTCATTGCTCACGCAGTGATGGGCCTTACATTGTCTCTGGTATTTCAATTAGCACATGTGGTAGAAATAACTGAATTTGAAAATGTGGCTTTGGATGAAACAAAACATTTAGAAACAGCCTGGGCAGAACACGAACTGAGAACTACTGCAAATTTCGCAATGGGTAACAAAGCTATTTCATGGTTTGTAGGAGGATTGAATTATCAGATTGAACATCATTTATTTCCTCGTATAAGCCACATACATTATCCTGCCATCAGTAAGATTGTGATGGAAAAATGTAAAGAGTATAATCTGCCTTACAACAAATACGATGGAATGTGGGAAGCATTGGCATCACATTTCAGGGTAATGAAATCATTAGGGCAGAAGCCAGTTGAAATGGTGCAGGTTCAAGGAAAAGCTGCTTAA
- the gldB gene encoding gliding motility lipoprotein GldB, producing MRSLLALFISVLAFSCNNSSKTPDVSNIKVELSTKRFEQELFKIDSANLSTQLEQLIAKYPSFGENYLSTILGADPRWPMDSTAAYVGGFINSYKYLYDTSQLIFKNFDRYEKEIKKGLQFVKYYFPQYKTPNKIITYIGPVDGYGDILADDAFLVGLQQHLGKTYSLYKSTLVQETYAEYISNRFEPEYISINCLKNITDDLFPEKNEDKPLVNQMIEKGKRLYLLSKFLPDVDEYKLIGYTKEQLADCYNHEAVIWDLFVKNSYLQVTDKNITKNYVDEGPKTQELGEKAPGNIGSFCGWQIVKKYMEKHNEISLPQLMATDAETIFQETKYKP from the coding sequence ATGCGATCATTACTTGCTTTATTTATAAGTGTTTTAGCCTTTTCCTGTAACAACAGCAGTAAAACGCCTGACGTATCAAATATTAAAGTAGAACTTTCTACAAAAAGATTTGAACAGGAGTTATTCAAAATAGATTCAGCAAACTTATCTACGCAACTAGAACAGCTGATTGCCAAATACCCTTCTTTTGGAGAAAATTATCTAAGTACAATTTTAGGTGCAGACCCCAGATGGCCGATGGATAGCACAGCTGCATATGTTGGGGGCTTTATTAATTCGTACAAATATTTGTACGATACAAGCCAATTGATCTTTAAAAATTTCGACCGATACGAAAAAGAAATAAAGAAAGGGCTGCAATTCGTAAAATATTATTTTCCTCAGTACAAAACCCCAAACAAAATAATAACCTATATCGGACCGGTAGATGGATACGGAGATATCTTAGCCGACGATGCTTTCCTGGTTGGCTTACAGCAACATCTTGGTAAAACCTATTCGCTATACAAATCTACTTTGGTACAGGAAACTTATGCTGAATATATCTCTAACAGATTTGAACCGGAGTATATTTCAATTAATTGTTTAAAAAATATTACAGACGATCTTTTTCCTGAGAAAAATGAAGACAAGCCTTTGGTCAATCAAATGATTGAAAAAGGGAAACGATTATATCTGTTAAGTAAATTTTTGCCCGATGTTGATGAATACAAACTAATCGGTTATACTAAAGAACAACTGGCTGATTGTTACAATCATGAAGCGGTAATATGGGATCTGTTTGTAAAAAATTCTTACCTGCAGGTAACAGATAAAAATATTACCAAGAACTATGTTGACGAAGGCCCAAAAACTCAGGAATTGGGAGAAAAGGCTCCAGGTAATATAGGCTCTTTTTGCGGATGGCAAATTGTAAAAAAATACATGGAGAAGCACAATGAAATAAGTTTACCACAATTAATGGCAACAGATGCTGAAACTATTTTTCAGGAAACTAAATATAAGCCTTAA